One genomic segment of Kiritimatiella glycovorans includes these proteins:
- a CDS encoding PTS sugar transporter subunit IIA, whose amino-acid sequence MPHNIMTLEEVAEYLRVSERTVYDWAQKGVLPGGKLGTAWRFRRADIEDWVNRRLGSASEESAGSARRSGLGGVLTSERVIFPDADTKQGVLETLVEVLSTAPEIRDGDELEKAIFRREEMMSTGIGFEVGVPHVRIAGVSDLVMAVAVCPDGIPDYESLDGAPVRIVCMVAAHRDQHAGYIRTLGAISSVLKHGEARERICRAGSPEEVCRLLKGEG is encoded by the coding sequence ATGCCTCACAATATTATGACTTTGGAGGAAGTGGCTGAATATCTGCGCGTATCGGAACGGACGGTGTATGACTGGGCGCAGAAGGGGGTGTTGCCGGGCGGGAAGCTGGGCACGGCGTGGAGGTTCAGGCGTGCGGATATCGAGGACTGGGTAAACCGCCGACTGGGGTCTGCATCGGAGGAGAGCGCGGGTTCTGCGAGGCGTTCGGGTCTGGGCGGGGTGTTGACGTCGGAACGGGTGATTTTCCCTGATGCGGACACCAAACAGGGGGTGCTCGAGACGCTGGTTGAAGTGCTTTCGACGGCCCCGGAAATCCGGGACGGGGACGAGCTGGAGAAGGCGATTTTCCGGCGCGAGGAGATGATGAGCACGGGCATAGGGTTCGAGGTCGGGGTGCCGCACGTGCGCATCGCCGGCGTCAGCGATCTGGTGATGGCCGTGGCGGTCTGTCCGGACGGGATTCCGGATTACGAATCGCTCGACGGCGCGCCGGTGAGGATCGTCTGCATGGTGGCGGCGCACCGCGATCAGCACGCCGGATACATACGAACGCTCGGGGCGATCAGTTCAGTACTCAAGCACGGCGAGGCACGCGAACGCATTTGCCGCGCGGGGTCGCCCGAGGAAGTCTGTCGACTGCTCAAGGGAGAGGGCTGA
- a CDS encoding ABC transporter permease — protein sequence MSVIALSPLDLMLAAGLVLALAACSRALQLNVHGTLLIAAGRTVIQLLLVGLVLKALFAYAAPGWVLLMATIMLLAAGREVIARQKRKLRGPWGYGIGLTAMFISSFAVTVLALTVIVQAEPWYRPQYAIPMLGMLLGNTMNSIALGMNHLTRSVVEQREAIEARLALGHTRDEAVGDIRRESVRTGIIPIMNSMAAAGLVSLPGMMTGQILGGTPPVEAVKYQILIMFLIASGTGFGALAAVHLTARRLFDDRHRLRLEESLRERK from the coding sequence ATGAGCGTGATCGCCCTCAGTCCGCTCGACCTGATGCTCGCCGCCGGCCTCGTCCTCGCCCTGGCCGCCTGCAGTCGCGCCCTGCAACTGAACGTGCACGGCACCCTGCTGATCGCCGCCGGGCGCACCGTGATCCAGCTCCTGCTCGTCGGACTCGTGCTCAAGGCCCTCTTCGCCTACGCCGCGCCCGGCTGGGTCCTGCTGATGGCGACGATCATGCTGCTCGCCGCGGGTCGGGAGGTCATCGCCCGCCAGAAACGCAAACTGCGCGGACCCTGGGGCTACGGCATCGGACTGACCGCCATGTTCATCTCGTCGTTCGCCGTCACGGTGCTCGCCCTGACGGTCATCGTACAGGCGGAACCGTGGTATCGCCCGCAATACGCGATCCCGATGCTCGGCATGCTGCTGGGCAACACCATGAACAGCATCGCACTGGGCATGAACCACCTCACCCGCTCGGTCGTCGAACAGCGCGAAGCGATCGAAGCGCGGCTCGCGCTGGGACACACCCGCGACGAGGCCGTCGGCGACATCCGCCGGGAAAGCGTCCGCACCGGCATCATTCCCATCATGAACTCCATGGCCGCGGCAGGCCTCGTTAGCCTGCCCGGAATGATGACCGGTCAGATCCTCGGCGGAACCCCGCCCGTCGAGGCCGTCAAATACCAGATCCTCATCATGTTCCTCATCGCCTCCGGGACGGGATTCGGCGCCCTCGCCGCCGTCCACCTCACCGCCCGCAGACTGTTCGACGACCGCCACCGGCTGCGACTGGAGGAAAGCCTGAGGGAAAGGAAGTGA